From the Cololabis saira isolate AMF1-May2022 chromosome 13, fColSai1.1, whole genome shotgun sequence genome, the window aaacaagaagaatttTTAAAATTGATAACTGGTTGAATGTGAATTCAACCAGTGTCCTTACAGCTAcgttacaaacaccaggaaactggaccatatcacaccggtcaagaaatcgctacactggcttccagtgagtcaaaggatagagtttaaaatcttactgctggtctacaaagcactgtctggtcttggaccaaaatacatggttgatctgttagttccctatgaagctcccagacccctgaggttcatctggatctagtttgttgtttgtcccaagaaccagaaccaagcaaggtgaggcagcgttcagttattctgctcctcacctgtggaacaaacttcccttagacctgaggtctgctccaactgtagatcctttaaatcaggcctaaaaacattactgtttacagaagcgtactcttaaattaaatacttacttgctgtactctactgcccttatttttggtgacatttgaaaaaaataaaataatgcgtggccacgcattaataacttgtggccacccattaataactcgtggccacgagtaaATATCtagtggccacgagataatcaatgcgtggccacgagataatgcgtggccacgcattatgtatctcgtgcccacgcattattttactcgtggatggcattataacctactgtctggacttcgtggatgcaacttccttggtgggatggttattcatcattaataatcaggggtgcacacaagccgggactcgagggccagtctactgcacgttttagatgtttccctgcctcaacacaaccctgatagacaaggctgtgtcaccaacagagttgtgtaaaccttgatgacatgttgatgacgaccagtgattagaatcaggtgtgttgaagacagggaaacatctaaaacatgcagtagactagccctggagtcccggcttgtgtgcacccctgttaataacggtaattatagtctatttatagagcaagagtattgtcatggcgagtgtagtaataacatgtgacatttgaaaaaaataaaataatgcgtggccacgcattaataactcgtggccacgcattaattatctcgtggccacgagttattaatgcgtggccacgcattattttatttttttgaaatgtcaccagaggggctccatactactgcccttatttttaacagcttgtgctttttattattttacttcttttcttatcattttatttcatttattcgttatttaagcgtactcttaaattagaaacctgtgcttttattattttaccttcttttctcataattttatttcattttatttgctatttactgtctaattatgtcttgccgcttttaatgtcgataaaaagcactttgaatcaccttgtgttgaattgtgctatataaataaatttgccttgccttgccttgccttgaattaatatgttgtctttgttatattatattgttatatataatagtatggtgatatcatttggttatatgttataatattttataaaaatgatgttatattaggatattactatattattatgctatatttatattatatcgtgctacaccactctatatgataattatttatttgtttaacttatttactctcgaattaatattgtcaatttatgtagctactttcatcaccttatttacacagacacacacacacacacacacacacacacacacacacacacacacacacacacacacacacacacacacacacacacacacacacacacacacacacacacacacacacacacacactgatgttgtcttttgtcgttgtttgcactgtatgttaataaataaattaaaaaaaataataaaaaaaataattgtacaTTACAATTAATTCATATATTACCATGAGCCAAGCATAAATATAGACTCACTTTAGCCACTTTATCTCTCTTCTCCTCCCTTCTTAAAACATGTAATTCGGATTCCTAAAGTTTCTGTAACATTTGCTGCTTTCATGGTAAATGCTTTAACAACAGTATCCATGTGCTAACGTTGCACCTGCAAAcattgcctctttttttttgtttttgtaaagaaaaaaaaaataaatatgttgtctttgtcgATTTTTAAGTCTGAGATGAATGAAGAATGGGGCGTGACAAAACCGGAAGTGACGACGGCAGCATTTTTAACTTTTGATTACATAAACGTACTTTAgttattgctttttttaaattgaagttcAAACTCTTTAAAATACCGTATAAAAGAAACACATAGCgtgtaatttcttttaaatatatatatttttaaactaGTTCGACCCCCTGTCCCATGATGCATTGCGCTCTTGCCATCTTGTGGCGTTAGCTGCGTTAGCCGCTCCTAGAGCTAGGGACGGTTCTGTCAGTTAGCTGCCAGCAGCGGCGGCCAAAAGTGAGCAGTTCACACGACGAGGGAGGAGAACTTCACCGGCTTCAAGGCGTTTTCTCTTCCTCCCGCTGGATGATACggtgtttttgtttaaaaagagCTGCCTGGTCTGTTTACATCACGATGTTGGCCATGCGTGTACAGAGACGGGAGAAACTAGCCCACAGCAGCTAACTTGGCTCACTGGGGAGAAATACATCCCAGAGTTTGGGGAGAAGGGCCCGCCTCACTACAGTACCGGTGGCAGCGACTTTGACAGCTTTTCCTGGCCGGGACAGAACGGTTTTTGCTGGATTTAGACTGGAGCAGGGCTGGGAGTCTCTGTTCTTAAGCTTTTATTTCTGGGACTGGACTGAAAGAGGAACGGTATGGAAATGTACTGTGACGGTACGTGTCTCTGTCTCATCCTTCAACTGTGAATTGCTTCGCAAAAACTTTCAGAGCGTTTGGTTTTGAGCAGAGGGACTTCACCCTGAAACAGGCAACATGTCGGAAATGCCTGCTGGGAAGAAGAAAAGTCGTTTCCAGATCACGAGTGTAACGCAGGCTCAGGTGGCGGTGGCCAACATCCCCGACGACACCGAGAGCCAGGACGACCCCGACGAGTCTCGGACGGAGGATGTGTCATCGGAGATATTTGACGTTTCTCGGGTGGAGCTGGGCGTGTGTGACAGGAGCTCGTCGGAGGAGACGCTAGAGTCCCAGGAGCCCGCCACGGGTCCCGTCAACGGGGGACTGCCCTATAAAAGTTCAGCTGCTGGTCGTGTGACCCCTCATACTGCAGGGGCCGGTGTGCCTGtgcctgtagctgcagctcAGCCCTTTGTTTCCAGCTCCAACACCGCTGTCTCCACCGCCGCGGCTCCCACGGCCCCCAGCACTAGTTGTAGTTCTCGTTTCAGGGTCATTAAACTTGACCACGGTACTGGAGAGCCCTTCAGAAGGGGCCGGTGGACATGTACTGAGTTTTATGAGAGAGATTCAGATTCAAATATCAATCGGACTGTGGACACCATAAAGCCAGCTGCGACTATTGATCACAGTATAGACAGAGACAGTGGGTTAGGGGCCACTAATAATTCTGTTATCACTAGCAGTACCTTTTCTGCACAGGCTTTGGAGAACACCGTAGAGAGTGGCTTTTCTGTCTCTGTGGGGCACCCCGCCCACTCTAACCCTCCAGATTCTCTGCAGCAAGGCTACAGCTTGCCCCCTCAGATAGGGAGTGGAGGAAGTGCCTTCCAGTCCACAGGTTATACAACTACAGCATCACAGCAACCAAAACAGGCCCAGGTCAATAAGCAGCCCGTTACTCCCCAAGCTTTCCTGTCTAATAGTCTAAATGGTGTGCACCAAGCTGTCTTGCAGCAGAAGTCATCCATTATACCTCCTGCCACACAGGCCCAGCAGTTTGCCTATGCTGCTCATCCTACTGCCTCTTCTAGCCATCCAGACTATCATCAGCAACACTTTGGCTCAAGCACTCAGACCATGACATCCTCCTCTGCAGGGGGTTCAGGCGGCCATGTATCCTCGCCTCAAATTGTCCCTGCTGGCCAAGGAACACAGGGACAGGGTGGTGAAGCAGGCTCAGCCCAGGGTCTCACAGTACAAGGGGGAAATCCACAGGCCATGGTCCCCAGCCTTCCAGGAAATGCACACCAGCACCCTGTCAGCCAGGCCCAGCCTTCGGGAGGATTAGTTGTCTCCCCGGGATCATCCATCATCACCACCGCCACCACCATCCTTTCCCAGATCGGTGGCCAGAGTGTGCCTGCCACAGTGCCCAGTGCAAACAGCATCCCTTCAAGTGGGGCAAGTCCGGTGCCTGGCACAGGGGGACAAATCCTGCTCCACAGAGGAGCCATCACAGGTCTTCAGGCAGAAGATTTCAGGCAGAAAACCGATTCCCCATCACAGCATAATGCTGGCCCTGGGAAAGATGGTGTAAAGCCTTCCATAAGCGAGGGCTTTGGTTTGGCCACTCCTGTCGTCAACAACCTGTTCAACATCCAAATTACCATGGATGTAGATGAAGACAGGTAAGAGGTTATCATCTAAATctatcttcttttccttttgttaCAGTCATATTGCCACTActgctttttatttctaattatgtGCAATCAGTAAAGCAAATGGCAAAGTGGTTATTTCATCCTGGCTCTATTATGGTGggacaaaaaaaatcatgtgtAGTTATGATAGACTGACAGAGGTAGGAAGAATGCAGCTGGAAGTCTGCCCTCATACTAAACATTCTTGTTTCATTCTGCAGCGGTGTGGTCATTACTCAACACTGTGGAGAACGCCTCTCCCTTCAGCAGTGCCCACACAAAGCATGTTCAGACTAAAACTATTTGGTTTCTCTCAGAGGACATTAAAGCCCATGTCCTTGCTTTTGTTTTAAacataaaattatttttaaaatttttattcGAGTATGGAAGTGGAAGTAGACAGGAGGAAATGTCTGCTTTGGTCATTTGAATTAATAATTATTCACTTTGGCAGCCCAGAGAACACTACATAATATCTATGTTAGAGACAGCCACAGTTATCTACATCAACCATCCGTTCAGTCGTAGATTGTGTTTGCAGTCCAAGGTGTTCATATTTGGATAGGTTAAAACTCAGACAGTagctattttttttgttgttgctgagAAGGGAATAACTCTCCAAACATGAggctgttttctattttctgctCCATTTAGGATAGACAGTTGGCATACTTGCACTGGGCAGTTTTCCCAGTCTCCTGACTTTAAACCTTATAAATACCAGACTTGCCTATAGTCCTCTCCTAATGTACACAGTCTATTTTAGTCTGTCAAATGCCCACACAGAGCTCGAGCTGAAATGTTGCCACACTCGGGCAGCCAGCGATGGTGCTGGAGAGGTGATGTTTGGCCAAGAATAACCTAGTTGAGAGCTGGCGTCCGCACACGTGCAAAGTCTGTCTTGTATTTATGTGGGCCTCAGTGTTTATCAGTGTGCTCTACTCTGTGCTTGTTATGAATGATGCGGGTAGAGTCTGTTTACGTATTTTAGGAGGCTGAGTCCAGATTTTAATGGTCGCCAGGCCAGATACTTATGAACCTAATTATTGTTTACAAAGAGCATTTATCACAGCAGTATCAGTTTGGAGCATGGGTTGTTAATGAGTCGCGCGCAGAAATGACATGTAATGACCCTAATTTTGTGACAGGAACAACTAGTGCCCATTTCTTTGTCATTTTTCTATGGAAGTGTTTTGCGTGTGTCTTTGCGGTTATACAGATTTAGTGGTTGTATTTGAGAACTAAAACTTTTCTGGCAATAAGACAGGAACTGTAAGGGTGATACAGAAGAAATACAGACTGAGCACATGCatacttaaaacacacacacaactgtaGACTGAGTCAGCAGGATGCTGACTGCCTTCTACCCTGGAGAGCTGTCCCATATGCACCTCAAGTCAAAAGCATGCAGAACTGATAAAGCCCCATACTTTTTAAATGAGCTAAAGGACTATTGCTATTGTGTTGTCTTTTACTTTTCCACTTAGATCTTGGGTAGAGGGTACATTCTGTAAACTTAAAATTGATTTATGCTTCTGCATTCCAACATAGTTTTATATAAATCACAACTATGCCATAGTTGGCATTTATTATTATGCATTGTTGTCTGCGTTACTTTGTGGTGTGGGTTTTGTAGGGAAATAAAACACTGGAAATGCTCAACCATTTTGGCCAGTACGTGACCAATTTCTCCCTCGTAACGCTAATTAGCCCAAGTTTGAGGGGGTCTGGATGCAAACTTCCCCACTGTGGGGTCTGTTACAGTACACACTCTACACTCCTGACATCTTGACTGTTAGACCTATGAAATATatgcaaaataaaaagtaaaaacatttcaGACCCAAAAAATAATATACAAAATCAAAGCACATAGGCTCATCTGTATTACTCAACATTACATAATAAGTTATAATGGACTGGTAAATTACTGCTGCTGAATGAGCGCAGTTAAAAGGAAAAGCGTTTGGCTCTGATAGGGAGAAAGTAGGAGTATTGGGTTTTTGAAAATGTGGCTTCAGGAGCATATTTCGGCTCTTCTCTACAGACAAGACTTTAAAAAGGCCACCAGAATTTGGGCATGAGTTATTGTGCTTGTTAACAGCAGATGGTGTCACCCTGGATACTTTGCTGTGGTGGAACATCTCGCATTCCAGATGTTGAACTGTTGGCTGTAAGTTTCCATCCATGCTGTCTAAGGAGAAAGTTAATTTAAGCCGTTTCTCAATATTCACACTCGTTTCTACTTGTTTTCTTGGGTACTTGTGAAATGTCATCCGTCATAGCAGGACTACTGTTCCAATTCAGAGTCTGGATCTAGCCTGTTTTATTGAGGACGCATCCAGACTTCTGTAGGCATCTGATGCCCAACTATGCCAGAATATATGCAAGTAGAAGTAATAGAGAAGAAGAAAGGGGGACAAAATGAAAATTGTTGAGTGTAGCTTTAAGATATTTCATGCAAGAATATAGCTTTTGTAATTTCAAACTTGTTGGTTAATGATTTAGAGCCAATTAAAACACTTTCTTCAAGTAATGCAGCTGAATACAAAAGCTTAAAACCTGTTTAAAGCAAGCCGGGTAAAGTAATGGTTATAAACACTTTGGCCAGACGAGAGCAAGGTCTGTTCTCAGTTGTATTACATTGTATTATGTTTTCCTATATCTTAAAATGGCTGGATTTCAAAGTGTGTTGTCTCTTTGTCAATTGGCTGCTGTAGTCTAAACTAAAAAGGTTCAGTTGTTCAGGACATCAACTGGGTTTTAGTAGCATATTTACCATAACTGATAGGGCACTCAAATACTGCACATCAGGTTAGTGCATTGTCATTAAAATTATGGTCTTAATCAATGTATGATATCGATAAAATGCTGATTGAACTGTTTGTGGAGAAATAAACCTAAACTATTTTCATAAACAAACATTtgaggtttttgttttgttttctttttcagataAAAGCTCAAAAGTTAGTGTCTGAATTTGTCCTGGCAGAAAGTGCTTGTTTTAGGACATTGGCTAGACTTTTAAAACATTCCATCTTTCATGTATATGTACTGATATTACACatttcatgcatttttttttcttctaatgaCTAAATTCACATGTCCTTGTATGGTAGTACACCTCAAAACTACTTTTGGAGTAGAAGGTGGTAGGAGTAGAAGTTGGCAGTCGGAAGTGTAATTTTAGCTATAGTGAGCTGTAATTAAAATGCCTCGTAAAACCATAAATTTCTAGTAAATGTATTGGaggatatttaaaaataatattacAAAGAACACATGCCAACATGACaggacatattttttttaaactttctcCCCTTGGCAAACATGCATTGTTTTGAGTATGAGCTCAGCTTCACTGAAGAATCTGTTCCAAGTTTCATTGTTCTGTTATGAATTAGTGCACATCGCAAAAGTGGAACAATGCTTTGTAGGGGTGGAGTTGTAAGATGGCCATGATTTCCCCTCAGCTTGGAATGGTTATCAGCCTGGAATGGTTAGCCTCTGTGCTTAGCACACCCCATCTTTGCCAAGTAATGTGATGAAGCTGCCCCTGGGACAAATTGATTTCCTTCAGTGGGAGCATTTGGCCTTCacattaatttattttccctTGACAAACCTCCCACAGCCTCAGTGTCTCAATGAGTAATGGTTATTATTTATCAATAATTGGATTTTCTTGAGCATACTGATAGTGGCGGCTGAGCAATCCAAAAGGATACAAAGCATTTTAAAAGTAACTCTGTTGACATATTTGTGTTTAATCAAATGCTGATTAGGAGAGTGGAACGTTACCATAAAACAGATAATACTCTTGAAAGTACAAATGTAAACACATAATTTATTACAACTTGTGCTGAAAAGATTCATGATATAGtaatgacaaagaaaaaaatgaggaacCTATTTCCATGTTGAATCACCCTGATCTTTTAATCAAGGTAATGCGTAGAAAAACAAagcttttctttggtttatttgtAAATGTATATTTTGCGATGTGCCCTCCATTTATTACCTCAAACTCGAGCTTTGATTAATTAGATCTAGACATTGTAAATACTCTCTGCTTTCAGGTATTTTTGCTCAGTGCTTGAAAACAGCTGTCATTAAGCCACTTTTCAAAAGGAACAGTCTAGACTGCTCACTTATCGGCAGCTACAGGCCCGTATCAAACCTACTCTCTCTTAGTaaagaaaaagtagaaaaagctgtttttcaacagctATATAACATCCTGACTCTAAATTACTGTTTTGAAGTTTTCCAGCCAGGTTTCCAGCCGgatcacagcactgagacagttctagtAAACGTCcttaatgacatccgctccaatacgaatagtggcaacattttagTTTTGGTCTTACTAGatcacagtgctgcattcgacacgGTCGTCCATGACATCTTGATACACCGATTGAATAattgggtgggactttctgccACAGCACTTGCCTTGTTGGAGTCCTATCTACAACACAAGGACTATTTTATGTCTTTAGGAAACTACAAATCAGAGCTAACAAAAattacatgtggagttcctcaagtaTCAATActggcgacaaaatcaattccattgctttattttctattggactgtacTTGACGTGACGTGGCACGCCGTTTTGAGCGGAttatttgtcggacgccctgctttattttcttcctgtcgctcgcgttgaaagccggttgaaagcgctgtaggaaacggtcatggatgaggaacggctgatccagttagttgaaatgagaagttatctctatgatacctcctcatttcactagaaaaacctcaataaagtggcagctggctggagggagatggacagagagtgtccgatgtcacgcagtgcgaagCGATAGTCGGACGGTCGCATGCTGTTACACGCTTttatagttgtggccgtggtttgcattttggttacgtaaagaaaatgcgcAGTATCTGAATgactcgtagaagccacatcacactggatggctcatccagctgtacagacactgcagaatttggttgctttcctcctcctctgagttggcaggctgaggggagaccactttatatatgttagagcaagaaaaaaacatgtttttcatgatCGGTCCCCTTTAACTAATCTTTGAGCTCTTGTATCTTAGTCTGCTGTCTGCCTGtcacttttggttattttacttGCGGCTCTTTCATTGACTCACTTTTTTCCTGTGGCatttttctttgactaaaatgcAAATCCACCACACTGACAAGGAAGAGCAACTAATCAGTCTGAGTTTAGCTTGTCCGGTGCTGTTGCAGCATGTGAAATTCATGCTTAGTTGATAATAAGGTAGATAGCAAGTGCCCGTGTGTGCACCTCtaaacttattttttatttcatcaatTGCACtgcttatttataacaacaATCTTTTCTTCTGAATATTtacgtattaaaaaaaaatcactaaacTGATTAGTAAACTGTTCAAATCCACATTTCCAAAAAATACATATTGTCAAAGTAGCCAAAATATCAAAATTCTCAACTAAGTTATGTCCACTGGTGACCAAACAAGCTGTCGATATAGCGTTGAGATTGATTTTCTATTACCGTAAGTAATCAGTTCAGATACTGGTAATTATAAATCAAGTTTTGCGGATTTTGACTTCATGGAAAAAAATCTGTCCTTTTATTATCCAAAATGGCAAAACTTATGAAACTGATCACTGTATCCCCATTTATACACTAGATGAATATTGTATGTTGTGATTTAGGGGTAATAAAACTCGGGAAAGTGTGTAAAAGTTATTGCTTCCAGGCTTTATGGATGTTTGGACCAAAGGTCATGCGAAAGGTTCTCGCTGTCCATCAGAAAATCGTGAAAGTCCTGTCCGTATTTATTACCTGtcattttatttcacattttataTACAAAAATTATTTAATAGTATTTAATTTTTTAGAAAAGAACAGGTTTTCCTCTTTTACGTTCATTAATCTAAAATGTAGATGTATGAAGAGAGGGACTGTAAACTGAGGTGATCTCAGCTTGCCTGCTGTAGAGCAGCTTGAAGTCAAGCCTTCTGATCTTCCTAAAG encodes:
- the LOC133458505 gene encoding TSC22 domain family protein 2-like codes for the protein MSEMPAGKKKSRFQITSVTQAQVAVANIPDDTESQDDPDESRTEDVSSEIFDVSRVELGVCDRSSSEETLESQEPATGPVNGGLPYKSSAAGRVTPHTAGAGVPVPVAAAQPFVSSSNTAVSTAAAPTAPSTSCSSRFRVIKLDHGTGEPFRRGRWTCTEFYERDSDSNINRTVDTIKPAATIDHSIDRDSGLGATNNSVITSSTFSAQALENTVESGFSVSVGHPAHSNPPDSLQQGYSLPPQIGSGGSAFQSTGYTTTASQQPKQAQVNKQPVTPQAFLSNSLNGVHQAVLQQKSSIIPPATQAQQFAYAAHPTASSSHPDYHQQHFGSSTQTMTSSSAGGSGGHVSSPQIVPAGQGTQGQGGEAGSAQGLTVQGGNPQAMVPSLPGNAHQHPVSQAQPSGGLVVSPGSSIITTATTILSQIGGQSVPATVPSANSIPSSGASPVPGTGGQILLHRGAITGLQAEDFRQKTDSPSQHNAGPGKDGVKPSISEGFGLATPVVNNLFNIQITMDVDEDSASGASVVAIDNKIEQAMDLVKSHLMYAVREEVEVLKEQIKELYERNFVLERENAVLKSLANSEQLNHLSSQLTSPLAPLQQHLHITNAPSLVHHEGSQGVPHQPNITSA